Proteins encoded by one window of Cannabis sativa cultivar Pink pepper isolate KNU-18-1 chromosome 4, ASM2916894v1, whole genome shotgun sequence:
- the LOC133037158 gene encoding B3 domain-containing protein REM19-like, with product MAFSNSHIAQQVEKHFPRTAHHIFNIMIEQTPPNTKLVSNHTLLYYYSYLLYSISFSASTSIDLPLINLFLWCFLVQQISKAFWVRYCDSFSNQVFPKLPCGSTEEAELTKSSDGKEHNVVDIDDSNEDSNSRPNKIRKTSPYGNSEAANKIKPVSEANTDHDNQGIGTNNNNNKRPSCEAATEFFTENPYFQVKLRAHQLRGDGKLYIQVAIAKSWFEKKAQIVSLWVGEEYWHVNLAINKGSSSSGLEYRFSGGWHAFARDNSLQPNDVCIFELINKNKPEVKVTIFRQSESSMAQQ from the exons ATGGCTTTTTCTAATAGCCATATAGCCCAGCAGGTTGAGAAACACTTTCCTCGTACTGCTCACCATATTTTCAATATTATGATTGAACAAACTCCTCCCAACACCAAGTTGGTAAGTAACCATACATTATTATATTACTACTCTTATCTACTCTACTCTATATCTTTCTCTGCATCAACTTCAATTGATCTtccattaattaatttatttttatggtGTTTTCTTGTGCAGCAAATTTCAAAGGCATTTTGGGTGAGATATTGTGACTCCTTTTCGAATCAAGTATTTCCTAAGCTTCCATGTGGATCAACAGAGGAGGCAGAGTTGACTAAAAGTAGTGATGGAAAG gAGCATAATGTTGTTGATATTGACGATTCTAATGAAGATTCAAACTCTCGGCCCAACAAGATAAGGAAAACTAGTCCTTATGGTAATTCTGAAG ctgcaaataaaataaaaccagTATCTGAAGCAAATACTGATCATGACAATCAAGGCATAggcactaataataataataataagaggcCTTCATGTGAAGCAGCCACCGAATTCTTCACAGAAAATCCTTACTTCCAAGTGAAATTGAGAGCACATCAATTGCGTGGAGATGGAAAATTG TATATTCAAGTGGCTATTGCAAAATCTTGGTTTGAGAAAAAGGCACAAATTGTCAGTCTTTGGGTTGGTGAGGAATATTGGCATGTGAATTTAGCTATTAATAAGGGATCATCATCTTCTGGATTAGAGTATAGGTTTTCTGGTGGATGGCATGCATTTGCAAGAGACAACTCTCTTCAGCCAAATGATGTATGCATCTTTGAGCTGATCAACAAGAATAAACCTGAGGTTAAAGTTACCATTTTTAGACAAAGTGAAAGTAGTATGGCTCAACAATAA
- the LOC115704675 gene encoding B3 domain-containing protein REM19-like: MASSDSYSHVALVEREFPAHHIFNIIIEQTPPNTKLQISKAFWVKYCESLSNQVFPKLPCESKEEAELTKTSDGKENNVVDIDDSNEDSDSRPNKIRKTSPYGNSEAANKIKPVSEANTDHDNQGIGTNTNNNNKRHSSKAATEFFTDNPYFQVKLRAHQLRRNGNLYIPVAIANSWFEKKAQIVSLWVGEEYWHVNLTINKQSEHRFSSGWATFARDNSLQKSDVCIFELINKNQTGIKVTIFRQSESSMAQQ, translated from the exons ATGGCTTCTTCTGATTCTTATAGTCATGTTGCCCTGGTTGAGAGAGAGTTTCCTGCTCACCatattttcaatattattattgaacAAACTCCTCCCAACACCAAATTG CAAATTTCAAAGGCATTTTGGGTGAAATATTGTGAGTCCTTATCCAATCAAGTATTTCCTAAGCTTCCATGTGAATCAAAAGAGGAGGCAGAGTTGACCAAAACTAGTGATGGAAAG GAGAACAATGTTGTTGATATTGACGATTCTAATGAAGATTCAGACTCTCGGCCCAACAAGATAAGGAAAACTAGTCCTTATGGTAATTCTGAAG ctgcaaataaaataaaaccagTATCTGAAGCAAATACTGATCATGACAATCAAGGCATAGGCactaatactaataataataataagaggcATTCATCTAAAGCAGCCACCGAATTCTTCACAGACAATCCTTACTTCCAAGTGAAATTGAGAGCGCATCAATTGCGTAGAAATGGAAATTTG TATATTCCAGTGGCTATTGCAAACTCTTGGTTTGAGAAAAAGGCACAAATTGTGAGTCTTTGGGTTGGTGAGGAATATTGGCATGTGAATTTAACTATTAATAAGCAATCAGAGCATAGGTTTTCTTCTGGATGGGCTACATTTGCAAGAGACAACTCTCTTCAGAAAAGTGATGTATGCATTTTTGAGCTGATCAACAAGAATCAAACTGGGATCAAAGTTACCATATTTAGACAAAGTGAAAGTAGTATGGCTCAACAATAA